Genomic segment of Lacinutrix sp. Hel_I_90:
AAACTACTAATCATCAATACGTGACTGTTGGTTTAATCAAAATATGTAATTTTGATTTCGATTTCTTTTAGACCGACCACTAAAGAACCATTTCAAGACTGGAATTCTAGATAAAAAGGGCACACCAGTTCCCGAGTTTTCTCTTGTGAGTTCATCTAAACCGCCAAGAAGTGTCATTTCGTTATTTTTAACTCGTATTTCAGAATCGAAAGATTGCGTCGCTTTTCCTGGAGGTGCGTTCTCTCCTGCCCTACCTAGGAATGAGTTTTTTTCAACCCTTAATTTTAAAGTAATTTGCTCATCTTTTGAAACAAAAGGCTTAATTGTTACGCTTAGATTGGCTTCTGTTGGCTTCCAAGTTCCAGACTGTGTTATTGTAGGGTTCAATCCTGAATTAAAAATATTATTTCTGTTCAAAATAATAACTGGTTTTCTCCTATGGTTAAACGTTGCTTCATGACCACTTAAAGTTGCTATTTTAGGAGTAGATTCCAGTTTTACTATTGAATTATTTTCTAAATACTGTAAACTCGCATAAAACTGCTCTGTAACTTTTCCTAAATTAAAAATACCAAAACCATTAAAGATATCTATTAAGTTTTTGACAGACTTCGCATTCAAATTGACATCACCAGTAGGAAATAAAATACCAGAGGTTACTCTATCTTTTCCATCAGGATCTAAACCTGCTTTTAATCCTGTTTGAATGTCATGAGATTTATTATACTGAACAATAAAAACTTCCAATTGTACCATTGGGACTACGATATCAATTTGATAAATATAGAGTCGCAATTCTTCAATTTTGGGCTTGGACCCAGAAACAATTAAACCATTTAATTCTGGAAATTCTTTAACTTCGAGATCTTTTTTAATTCTGCAGGAATAGAGTTCATCACACTTTTCAATAGTTCTATTCTCTAATTGAATTAATTCTGTCTCACGCAGCCCCTCTTCACTTCTTTTCCCTATAAAATAAAACCCAGAATCGTCTTGATTGTAAGTATACTCTTTACCTCGAAAAGCAATATTAAAAGATCATTAAAACTAATTTCGCTAGCCACTAATGTTTTTTTATATCGTCTGGTAAGGAATACATGTAATAGTTTAGCTTCAACTGCTCTGCTGCTTCCATTAAAAGGTCGGTAACTTCTGCTTCTTTAGCATTAATATTTAGAAACCCAGAGTTTGAAGTGGTTACTTCATAAAACCCTTCTCCTTCAGATTGCCCTGTATTATTTTGTGTTCCTTTTCTTCTTCTGTTGATATATTCGAATTAGTGACAACAGTTTTATCTCTTTTGGTGTTTCGTCTTTTTCAATAAAATAAGAACCATTTTCATTTTTAGTGACTTTAAACCGTTGGATTGCCCAATCATGTTTAAAATATCATCAAATGGCCTATTTTGAAAGTACCCTGTGACTTTAATACCTTTAACAGCAGGTGAAATAATAATATTTTTTCCAGATTCCTTGGTTATTTTTTCTGCTACTCCTGGTAAAGAATCATTTTTTTAAATTTACAGACAAAAATTGATTTGCTTTGTTGTATTTAACGTCTATAAGTTTTCTACGCGCTTTTCTATGACTTTTTCTTTTTCCTTTTGCTTCTTAAAAACAATAAATTGATTTACAAATTCAACTTCAATATTGTGCTGCTTAATTAAGAAAGTCAAAACCTCCTTTACAGGAACGTCAAAATAATTACTCTCTACTATTGTGTTTAAACTTGGGTCAACATCGACATTCAACTTATGTTCTAACGCCAACGAACTTATAAAGGTGTATAAATTAAGACCTGTGACTTCAGATTCTACTTTCTCGTTAAGTCCAGGCTGCTCTTAGACAGTACTCAAATTTTTGCTCTATCTCATTTAATGTCAGTTGTTGTCCCTGACATAATAAGCAAAAACAACATTAATACTATAACTGTTTTTTCATATTATCCGTTTATCAATATCGCATATACTTCTTCTAATGAGGTCTCCCCACTAGCAAATAGCTTAAATGCTTTATCTGATAGTTTTTCTATATTTTCTATTCTATTTTGCTCTAAGTTTTGAGCATCTGTTTTTATTCTATTGGCTAACTCTTGATTTACAGGGATAACTTCGTAAATACTCGACGTCCCTTATAACCTGTGTAATAACATGCTTCACACCCCTTAGCTTTATAATGCGCTTTAATTTTGTGAGGCGGATTGAAATTTCTTGGGAGTTCTTTTTCATCAAAATCATGCACTTCTTTGCAAGACACACATAATTTTCTTAATAAACGCTGTGCCACCGAAACGTTTAATGTTTCAGCAATTAGAAAAGCAGGTACACCCATATCTACTAACCTAGAAATGGTTCCTAAAGCCGAGTTTGTGTGTATGGTAGACAAAACCAAATGTCCAGTTAAGGATGCTCTAATCGCCATTTTAGCTGTTTCTGCATCTCTTATTTCACCCAGCATAATAATGTCTGGATCCTGTCTTAAAAAGGAACGTAAAGCACTCGTGAATGTTAGCCCAATATCTTCTTTAAGCTGCACTTGATTAATGCCTTTAAGTGTATATTCTATAGGGTCTTCAACGGTTACAATATTGCTTCTAATTTTATTTAAAAGCTTTAAAGTTGCATACAGTGTGGTTGTTTTTCCCGATCCTGTTGGCCCACTTATTAATACTATACCGTTAGTGTTTTTAACCCCTTCAAGATAAATTTCTTTTTCTTCAGCTTCAAAACCAAGTTGATCCAAATCTATGTTTGAAGCATCTTTTCCTAAAATACGCATCACTATTTTTTCGCCATGCAATGTTGGTAAAATAGACACACGAATATCAAAATCGCTATAATTTATTCTACCGTCTTGAGGTAAGCGTTTTTCGGTAATATCAAGATTTGCTTTAATCTTAACTTTATTAACGAGTTCTAAATAATTTTCTTTTGGGATTCTGTATTTCTCAATAAGTAAACCATCGATTCTTAAACGTACTCTCGCTTCTTCCTCATAAACCTCAAAATGAATATCACTACTAGACATTCCTTTTGCTTCAAAAATGAGATTTTCTAGAAAATCTTCGTTATTTAAATTTACTGTTTTGTCTTCTGTTTTATATTCGTTTTTACGATAATATACCGATAATGCTTTCGAAATCCTCTGTTCTGAAATCGGCATTAATTTTATAGAATACCCAAGAATCATCTCTAATTCTTCAAGACTATCGTTAGTATTAGAATCTGCAGTATATAAAATTAACTCATTATTAGAAATAGCACTGGGAATCACTCTATAGTGCTGAGCAACTTCAGCATTTATTAGTTGCTGTATCTCTACGCTAATATGGATGTCATCGCTATTTACCATAAAATGTTGTGGGTATAAAACAACTCTGTAGTAGTGGCTTTGTTTAACAGAATAAAGACTAATAAATAGAGAGAGAGGTAGCCTGCTAAAGGCACGTGTAACTCTTTCCTTTTATTAAAAAGCAAATGGCATAGTGCAGAAAACAACATGCCTGTAATAAAGAATAGAATATAAGTGGTTGAATAAAACAAAGGGATTATCGCTATAAAAAAGATAATGTCACCTAAGCCTATTGCACTATTTATTGGATTGATTATTTTTTTAGACTTTATTGAAAAATAGATAAAAAGACCTAGCAAGACTAAAAACAAAAAGCTTGAGGTTATGAATAACTCGTTAAAATTTTGCTTTAAATATATAAAACGGCTAAGACCTACAACAAACAAGGCTAAAGGTAAAACATAGTGAATAGCCCTATGCTTTACATCCTGAACAAGGATTAAAAGTAGGATAACAATAAGTATTATGGTAGTAGTTAGGAGCAAAAATTTAATCTTTGACGGTTTCTAAGAGAATTTTTCTATGGTCAATTTCCCAAGTATTGTAATTACCATCATCATCAAAATCTTTAACCGAAACTGCTCTGGCTTTAAATGTATTAACAGATGCGTCTATAATTTCAATCTTGTAAACGCCTTGCCCTCCCTGATCTATTGTTAATTCTTGTTCAAAGCCTATTTCTTCAAAACTTGAAGAATATTTAGAAAACCTGAAGTTATAGCTTTTTTCTAATCCATATAAATGATTGAGCATTTTTTGAGCTTCTATACTTCTGGCTTGTGCCACAACTGACGTTTGATTAGGCAATACCATCATTAATAATATACCTATTATAGCTAGTACTATTAAGATCTCTGTTAAAGAGTAGGCCTCTAAATATTCCTTTCTATTTATTTTCTTATTCATATCATTGAATATTAATGGTTTCGATGTCTTTAGCAGGTAATAATTCGCGAAAATATCACTTTTTTTATTCTTACACGTCTCTTAGCCTATAATTTTACTTAAATCAAACATTGGTGAATACATAGCCACCATTATCACACCAACAATTAAACCGATAATAATTATTATTAAAGGTTCGAGCACGACACCTATCATCTTCGTTTGATGTTCTATTTCTTCATTGTATTGCTCTGAGAGTCTTTCAAACATGTCATCGAGCTTGTTTATTTGTTCTGCCACTTTAATCATGGAAACAAACTTATAATCATAAATGCGATATTTAGACAAACTTTCTCCCAAAGCACTTCCTTTTAAAATATCACTTTTTACTGCCTCAAGACTGGTTTCGATAGGAAAGAAATCAATCATCTTATGCGTTAAATCTAATGACATGACTAAAGGCGTTTTTGCTGATAACAGCAAACTAAGCGATTGGCATAACCGTGATAAATAGATTTTTTTGATTAAGGCTCCAAAGAAAGGAATCCGTAAAACCATTTTAGACGTAAAATGCCTATACCATTCTTTTTCTTACTTAAGTGATGAAACGCAATAATCGCAAGAACACTAAAAATAAAAACACCAGAAAGGGTTGAAAAGTTGTGAGAAAGATTGATTATTTTTTGAGTTAGTGGTGGTAGTTCCGCTCCAAACTGTTTAAAAACAGATGAGAACATAGGCACGACATTATTCATCATAAAATACAAGACCCCAAAAGTCACTGCCAGTACAAAAGCAGGATACGTAAACACAGAAATGAGTTGCCTTTTCATTTTTATCTTACGATCAAAATACTTTTGTAATTCTATAAGTACTTTGTCTAATTTTCTGGTCTCTTCTCCTATTTTTACACTAAAATACTCATAAGCAGAGAATTTTTTACTCTGCTTCATAGCTTCGTGTAAAGACTTACCCTGCACTACTTCTTGTTTAATCGTGGTAATTAGTGCGCGATCTGTTTTGCTCTTATATTGTTCTGTAATAATTTCCAGCGCTTGCTTAAAGTCTATTCCAGACTGTATGAGTAACGCCAGTTCTTTATAGAAGCGTTCTTTTTTCTTATCTGAAAATCCAGACACAAAACGCACGTCTCGGTCTAGAAAACTCGTTTTCTTAGTTTTAGACACGCCCTTTTTAGTGTATGTCGCTAAATCAATTCCCATGCTTAAAAAATCGCTTATTTATTTGGTTTGCAACACCAACATCTTTAAAATAAACCGCTTTAAGATCTTGTTCTAAAAAATTATAAGTGAGCGTGACTTGTTTTATACCTCTCTCTAATAGTTGATTTTCCTTTTTAAAATCAAAGGCTTTTATCGCTACTGAAAAGGTGTCAATACTGGTTAGTGACCCTCTAATCAATCTATTTTTAGTATACGTGTATTTTAAACTATCCCCTTTTGATATGAGTAACAACACATTATTCGAAAACTGGATATCGTTTGCATTGTGCAAGTCTCGTTTTAAAGCGGTATCTAATTGATTGTAATTATTAATCTCCTCTGTTAAATGACTATACGCATACAACTGCTTAGACAATAAGGTAAATATAGTGTACACCATCACTATTATAATACTCATAATCGCTAGACTCATTACCACCTCTAGGATAGTAAAGGCTTTTATTTTTTTAGTTGTTGGTTTCAAATGGTTTTACTTTAACTAAATATTTAAAGGTTTCTTTTTTGTTTTTGGTTTCTACACGAAAAGCCACTTCTTTTAAAAACACACTGTAGTCATTAACCGTTTTATCAATTTTAAATGATTTATAATCATAGACTTCATCTTCAAAAGCCTGTTGTTCTATAGTTTCTAAATGTAGCTGCGTGACTTTTTGCATCGCTTTATAGTAACTCACTTCGTAATCAGAGTCCAAGAGCTTCACATAAACCATCGTTGCTATAAAAACGCAGATGGAAATAATGGCAATCGCCATGACAGATTCTATAAGCGAACTGGCCTGTAATTTATAATTCTTTAATAAGTTCATATACTCTTGTATTATTAGCAAATAGTGGCAAACCAACAAAGGCACTTGGTAACTCTTTTTTATTTATACTACCATTAACCAAATAATTCTCATAAGTACCCCCATCTGTTTTTAAATAAAACCGATCGGTATACACCGTACCCGTTACTTTGCCTTTAAGTTGGGTTTTCCCATAGCAATACACATCACCTACCACTTCTGCATCTTTTTCTATCGTTATCAAGCGCTTTAAAGACCCCTCGTAGGTATTCCCTGTTAAAACCACACCGCCTGCGATTTTACTGTGTTCATCTATAAATATTTCAATACTTTTGTCTTCATTGTCATTATTTAGATAAATACTAGAAGGGTATTGTAAATGTACCCGCTTTTCTAAATGGACTCGTGCTTTAGCAAACACTTGAACACTACCATTAAAACCAGAGCTAAACGTGACTTTTGGCGCTTTAATAAGCACGTCTTTTAATTTTGCTGTTTCTTTTATCACCAGTGAATCTTTAGACTGAATGATAAAATTTCCAGATAATGTTACCTCACTTAAATGGGTGATCCCATCAACAATAACAGTTATCGTAGGCTCATAAAAACTATTGTACAGTGGTTTATTTACAATTTCTTCGTAGTACAGTTCTCTTTCGCTCATTGTAAACCGAGCATCTGCTTTCCATTCTAATCTAGGTAACCTATCGCTAGAGTGTCCTATTTTCCCTTCTATTAACTTACCTCCCGTAAAGTTCTGGTGGCTTAAATAGGCTTGTTCCACACCATAACTAGAAATTTTAACATCGCCCACTACACGTGTTTTACCTCCTATTTTTAAAGGGGCATTGTATTCTGTTAAATACAACGCTAAGTCTTTTTCTGTTGTTTTACTCCCAATAAGGCCTGTTTTATAAAGCGTGTCGTTTTTAAAATAGGTTTTGGCTTTTACGAGATCATAGAACCCCCATTTTGATAGTGTGTAATTCGTGGTTAGTCGATTATCGTCACTAATAATACTTCCTTTAGAAGTATTTGTTGTCGTATTTAACAGGTCTATAAATTTTAGAAAACTAGAGTTGCTGTAGTTTACTAACTCGTTTTCTAAAAAAAACTGTTGTTTTAATCGGTATTGGTAATTAAAAATAAGAATAAGACTCCCACACAGTAGCGAGACCACTAAACATATAAAAATAGCATACAATAATGAACTAGCCTTTAGCATTAGTATTCTCTTTCTTACTAAACAAACGTTTTAGAAACGGCTCTTTTTTTGGTTGCTGGGTCTTTTCTTTTTTAACAGTTTTCTTTTTATTTTGTGTTAAAGGCTTTGGTGTCTTTTCTTTTAGCTCACCCTTTTCTTCCGTTTCTTTTTTCTTAAACAGACGTTTAAAAAACGACGGTTTTTCATCTATAGTAATAGAGTCTTTTACAACCTGTTTCCCTTTTTTATATCGAAGCGTATCCTTTGCAATATAATCGATCCATTTTCCGTTTTTAATATCGTTTTTATAACGCCCTCGTGTTACCACATTCCCATCATCACCATACAATTCAAATTTGCCATTCAATTTCCCATTACTATAGTGCTCTACTGTTTTTAATTGACCGTTTTTAAACCAGCTTTTCCATGTTTTGGTTTTTAGACCATGATTAAAGACGCCTTTCTCTGCTAGTTGATTGGTAATGTAATATTGTATGTACTCACCATGTAACAAATCGCCACTATACCCACCTTTAGATTGTTGAATATTATTAGACTTATACCAATAATACGTTCTACTAGTATTTGTATGCGTGGGCTCTTTAGTGACCATAAAGTCTTCTTTAAAGGTTGTGGTTTGTATCTTTTTTTGGTGCAGGGATTCTTTACTTGCACCACAGGATACTACCAGTAAAATAATAAGTAGGAGTTTTATTTTCATTCGTTTAGCTTCTAAAGCTGCGAAATTACACAATTTATTTTTCTAACAGAATAACTAGGTCTATTTCTATATTATTTTATGCATCAAAAAAGTGCGTTTTTAGCATAAAGTGGTTATTATTTACTATTTTTATAAGGTATAAGTTCTTTTATTTATTGATTTCAAGACATATTAGATTACTATCCTTTTGGGATGCTATTACCTAATAGACATAAAAGTAGCTCTAGCTATCGCTATGGCTTCCAGGGGCAGGAGAAAGATGATGAGCTTAAAGGGGAAGGGAATTCTATGAATTTCACTTTTAGGATGTATGACCCTAGAATTGGTAGATTTTTTACTGTTGACCCTTTAGCGAAACAATATCCTTTTTATTCACCTTATCAATTTAGTGGTAACAATGTTATATCTCACAAAGAGCTTGAAGGCGGAGAAGAATTAATTGCGATTACACCAAAGGAAGAAGGGGCTTCTTTTTTCTCTACAGTAAACGGTGAAGCGATTTCAGTAGGTGTAGTGACAAAAGGATTAGAAATCATTGGAGAAAAAGCAACTGCTTTTTCTTATTCTTTTGCATACAAAGAATTAGGTAAAGGAAAATTAAAAGGAACAAACGGTAAGATATATACTGTTAATGAGTTAATAGTTAGAGATGTAACGTTGATAGATGGAACTGTTGTTGAGGATATTACCATGGCAGCTAGAAATTTAGGAAATCAGCACTTCAATACTAAACAGATAAATCAAGTAGAAGCATTTAGAAGTAGGTCTCTTAAACATCTTGGTAGTGTTTTAGAGAAAGTTGGAGATGGTTGGGATGTAGTTTCATTAGTCAGTGAGACAGCTAACAATGATGGTCAAGTAGATGCAAATTCTCTATTAGGAACAGGTATAACAACATATATAGCCTCTTCTGGTGGTTTCTTACCAGCTTTAGCGGCAGGGTTAGTTATTGACTTACTAGGAAATGAAGCTCAAAAAATGATAGATGACATAAAAGAAGCTAGAAGAGATTATGTACTAAATGTATCTAGAAACAATCCTGTTTCATCTTTACAGAATGTTGTAGGAAATGGTGTTATTAAAGATAATTTTGAAGTTATAAGTTTACCAACGTCTTTATTAGGTGATTTTTTAACTGGACAAATTAAAACTAAAGAAGAGTTAGATAATGCTATTTGGAGTGATGAAAACGCAATGTTACAAAGAGATAGTGCTATTTTAATTGAATACTCTGATGATGGAGAAAGTATTCGTGTGCATAGAGCATACCTCAATACGGAAAACCGTGTTGAATCAAGTCCAAAAACTAAATCAGATAAAAAATAAATTTGTGTATTATTTTATAACAATATTAATAATTGGTGTAATTATATTTTTTCTCAATCAAAAATTGAAATCAGATAGTTCTTCTTTATTGCAAGGAAAAAAATTGGCAATAGAAAGAATAAAAAATAATGGAACAATTATTGAGTTAGATGCAGAGAATTGTGAAGTAATAAAAAATGATACTATATTAAAGCATAATTATTATGAGTCCTCTGAAACATATGGATTGAAATTTTTGAAGATAGCCAAGTATAATGTTAAAGATAAATATCAGATACAATCATTATTGGTTTGTAGATATATTAATTCAAAAGGTCTTGAACAAAAATTTGTGAAACAAATTCCTATGGATAGCACAATTTTAAGGATTAAAATAAATATGCAAAAAAAAGTAAAAATTCACATTAATGCTTTGAATAATAACTACTATATCGATTTAAATTTTTTAAATAATTAAATATGAAATATTTCCTTTTTTTTATTGTCTTTTCTTTTTTCACAAATGAAAATGAGTGCGAGATTGATTTTAATTCAGTTGGAATAAATGACTATGATTTAAACATTTCTTGTTCTGACTTAAAAAATATTATACCAGAATTAAAAAAAGATTCTAATAGTAAATTAGATGATGATATATCCATTTATTCTTATATTATAAATCAAAAGATACTCAATATAAACAGAAAAGTTGAATACTATTTTGCTTTTAAAGAAGATAAACTACAGGCTTATGTTTTTAATGTTTATTCCGGAAGAGATATAAAATATTATAAATTTTTTGTTAAAAAAGCTAGGGAAAATAACGCTTTTATATCCGAAAAAGGAACATCTTTTTTGGAAACAAAAAACAATTGCGAAAAATTTTTAAGAATAAAATCTAATCCTAATCAAATAATAATCTTTGGAGGCATTAGTAAAATAGGGAGTTATTGGTAATGCCCAGCTTGCGCTCGTCTGTGACGAGTGCCATGTCGAGTAAGAAAGAAATTAGACAAAAAGCTTTTACAGGAATGTAAAGGCTTTTCGTTTTAAAAAATCTCTCACCCTCAACAACAATTTACAATTATATAAAATAGTTACATTTACAGTCAGATAAAAGAACCCATGAAAAAGCCAGAACCTGTAATTCCCTTATTCAAAAAATTCATTCGTGAAACGGAAACAGGGAAGCGTCTTAAAAAAAATGGAGAGCGTATAAAGAAAGGCAGTATAGAGAATTACAAATACACACTTAACAATCTTACAAAATTCTCGATAGAGGCTGGTTTTGAATTGCGCATTTGTGACGCTTCTAAGCTTAACAAACGGGAGTTAACATCGGAGAAAAACTACTGGAAAAAGTTTTATAAAAAATTCACAGAATATCTTTATAAAAATGGCTGTTATGACAACTATGTTGGCGCAAACATCAAAACCATTCGCACCTTTTTCAATTATCTAAAACACGATAAAGATATTAATACAGGTGACTTCCAACGGTTGTTTTATGTCCGCAATGAACAGGTAGAAATTTTCGTGTTGTCTCCAGAACAGTTAAAATTTTTAATACACGACACTATTTTTGAGGAGTCTTTAACCCCAACTCTGAAACGCATCAAAGATATTTTTGTCTTTGGTTGTACTACAGGACTGCGGTATTCAGATATTTTCAATCTCACCAACAAAAACTTCGAGTTACAAGAAGGTGATTGGTATTTAAAAATAAAATCTCAAAAAACAAAAACGTATAGTTTTATTAAATTACCAGATTATGCTGTATCCATTTATAAAAAATATGAGCCTAAAAGCGCCAAAACAGCGGTATTTAAAAACATCACCTTGTTTAATTTTAATAAGAACTTAAAACTATTAGGCGAGAAAGCAGATTTTACTACTCCTGTTGCGATCTCTCGAGAAAAGCAAGGCAAAGCCTCGCAAGTTAATAAAAGTGCTGTAAAAATTACGCAAACACGTTTTTGTGATAAGATGAGTTCTCACATGATGCGGCGTACTGCTATTACTACTTTGTTAATTTTAGGAATGCCAGAGCATTTAGTTCGTAAAATTAGTGGGCATAGTCATGCCAGTAACTCCTTTAACCGTTATGTCCATTATGCACAAGTCTATGTGGATAAGGAGATTGAAAAGGTACATGAGAAATTGAATACTTATTAATTCTCTTAGTTTACAAGCTATTCTGCATTTTTCAGCTATTAATAATGAGAATAATCTTTTTTTCTTTGGTCAGTTCGGTTTTTGGGTAAATTTACAATGTGTTTAAAAATTAGACACGCTTCACAGAAGCGCGCCAATCTAAACATATGTCTTACGAGCGGGTTGAAAAGGTACATGAGAAGTTAAACAACTACTAATTTTATTATAAAATAATAGAAGCCTTCTTTTTTTATATAGTATTATAGGAGTTCATTACAAATCCCATCTAACGGAGATTAGAAATCTATTCGCTAAATAGCTTTATTGTAAATATTTTCACCAAATTTTATATAGTATTTACCACTTCTTTTATCAAATATTTGTTTTAAATCTTGATTGTTATTAATTTTAATGTTCTCAAAATTATTAGTGGTCAGATTTAATATGTATGAAGAATTTTTTGATTTTGAGACGTGAACTATAATTTTATCTTCTAAAAAAAATATTTGATTTTTATGATCTATCTTCTCTTTCAAAAACACTTCCTTTATAACCTGTCCATTATCTGATACTTGAATGACTTTTGTGCTGTTATGGTTATTACATATAATAACTAGTCTATCATTGTAAAAATATATATTTAAAATGTTTGCATTAAATGTTTTTTTCCATTTCTCTTTTCCATTAATCTTGTCTAAGCCAACCAGGTTGTTATTATACTTTACTACAAATAGACTATTTAAATTATAAATTTTAGAATTAAAAAATGTACCGTTACTAGTCTTTTTAAGAGGTATTTTTTTTTGCCACTCTTTCTTGTTATAAAAGCAAAAAATATTTAATGAATCATTTTTAAGATATGAAAAAACATTTCTTTTTTTCAAGGGGAGTGAGAGGCTATTATAGTCAGCATTTTCTGTTGAAAATATTGATTTTTCATGAAAAATATAGTTTTTAAAATTAAAAACACACCCCCTTTAAGGTCCTTAGTATAGTATGTGGTTCTATCAACTACATTAAATTCAAAAGGTGTATACTTATCTATACCTTCAAATAACTGCTTCTTTTCAAATTTCGCATTTTTATCCCTTATATTATTAACATATATAGTCTCTGACGAAGTGTTTTTTAATAAGTAAAACATTCCATTATCTAAAGAATATCTCAAACCAACATATTCATCTATAGGACTTTCTAGTATCTTCAATAATTTCTTGTCATCTAAATCAATAAAATAGAAAAGTATTCTTTTTTCAATACTTTCATTTTGAATTATAGATGATAAAATCAATATTCCATCCTCTATTGAGGTGTTTTTTAATAATACTAAATCATCATTATAAAATTCATATTTCTTTAAATCTAATATTGACTCAAAAAATGTCTCAGAAGATTTTGGATTACATCCAGAAAGAAATAATAACGATAGAACTAATTTAACCTTTAGGTTTTTCTGAAGGTTTTTCTTTAATGTTTTTTTCATAATATTCATTGACTTGTTTGTTAGCTCTTTTTACGTCGCTAAGCTGGTCTTCATTCAAGCTAGTATTGTTTTTTGTTTGATGTTTATCTGGGTATAACATAAACATTGGTATGTTATATCTTCCTACCGAACCAAATTCATCGTCTGAGCTTAGCAAGCTTACTCCAAAAAGCGAAAAGTCAGGAAAAAAATGTTTAGATATAGCTATATTACCCATAAGACCTGATTTAGTAGCTAAGCTATTTGCAAAAGACAAAGCACTTTTGTCTGCATTT
This window contains:
- a CDS encoding tyrosine-type recombinase/integrase — protein: MKKPEPVIPLFKKFIRETETGKRLKKNGERIKKGSIENYKYTLNNLTKFSIEAGFELRICDASKLNKRELTSEKNYWKKFYKKFTEYLYKNGCYDNYVGANIKTIRTFFNYLKHDKDINTGDFQRLFYVRNEQVEIFVLSPEQLKFLIHDTIFEESLTPTLKRIKDIFVFGCTTGLRYSDIFNLTNKNFELQEGDWYLKIKSQKTKTYSFIKLPDYAVSIYKKYEPKSAKTAVFKNITLFNFNKNLKLLGEKADFTTPVAISREKQGKASQVNKSAVKITQTRFCDKMSSHMMRRTAITTLLILGMPEHLVRKISGHSHASNSFNRYVHYAQVYVDKEIEKVHEKLNTY